Proteins from a genomic interval of Candidatus Palauibacter australiensis:
- the solA gene encoding N-methyl-L-tryptophan oxidase codes for MHDFAVIGLGAIGSATAAELVRRGHSVVGFDRYRPPHTMGSAHSDTRMIRAGWYHASPYMPLVRDAFRRWKELGRSSGRTLLRTTGALMMGPEDGRAFAGGPLRGVAGPDTDYVPLSVEEVVERFPWLRPDPGTVSIYEPGAAILSLESCLEAMLEAAGGADLRFDEPVVGWSASASGVRVRTARGEYPARRLAIAAGAWTSQLLPELSLPLEVERTVQYWFEPAGEHTLTLRDGPAWVWELEQGGTWYGFPPTERGLKAGMHFQDGRRTDVERVDREIGASETEDLRWLFGRYAPGVAGALAHASVCLYTNTPDEDFIVDRHPDHSRVVIFAGGSGHAFKFTPVLGSLMADLLSDVPRRERSYFSIDRFE; via the coding sequence ATGCACGACTTCGCCGTCATCGGACTCGGAGCCATCGGAAGCGCGACCGCGGCCGAACTCGTCCGACGAGGACACTCGGTGGTGGGATTCGACCGCTACAGGCCCCCGCACACGATGGGATCGGCGCACAGCGACACGCGGATGATCCGCGCGGGGTGGTACCACGCGTCGCCGTACATGCCGCTCGTCCGCGACGCCTTCCGGCGCTGGAAGGAACTCGGGCGCTCGTCCGGCCGAACGCTGCTGCGGACGACGGGCGCCCTCATGATGGGGCCGGAAGACGGCCGCGCGTTCGCCGGGGGGCCGCTTCGCGGCGTCGCCGGGCCGGACACCGATTACGTCCCCCTCTCCGTGGAAGAAGTGGTCGAGCGCTTCCCTTGGCTCCGCCCGGATCCCGGCACCGTCAGCATCTACGAACCAGGGGCCGCCATCCTCTCACTGGAAAGCTGCCTCGAGGCGATGCTGGAGGCGGCCGGGGGCGCGGACCTGCGCTTCGACGAGCCCGTGGTCGGCTGGTCCGCTTCGGCCTCGGGCGTCCGGGTCCGGACGGCTCGGGGAGAATACCCGGCGCGGCGACTCGCCATCGCCGCGGGGGCGTGGACTTCGCAACTGCTTCCCGAACTCTCCCTCCCCCTCGAGGTGGAGCGCACGGTGCAGTACTGGTTCGAACCCGCCGGGGAACACACCCTCACGCTCCGCGACGGCCCTGCCTGGGTATGGGAGCTTGAACAGGGGGGTACGTGGTACGGATTCCCACCGACGGAGCGAGGTCTGAAGGCCGGGATGCACTTTCAGGACGGACGCCGAACCGATGTCGAGCGGGTCGACCGTGAGATCGGGGCCTCGGAGACGGAGGATCTGCGATGGCTGTTCGGGCGTTACGCGCCGGGCGTGGCGGGCGCGCTGGCGCACGCGTCGGTCTGTCTCTACACGAACACGCCCGACGAGGACTTCATCGTCGACCGCCACCCGGACCACTCCAGGGTGGTGATCTTCGCCGGAGGCTCCGGGCATGCGTTCAAGTTCACACCCGTCCTCGGGTCGCTGATGGCCGACCTGCTCTCGGACGTGCCGCGCCGGGAACGGTCATACTTCTCCATCGACCGCTTCGAGTAA
- a CDS encoding serine hydrolase, whose translation MYPLHKSSWRYGLAAALVAAFASAAEAQSRAERAEGYLRSFHDLRLFNGAALIVDEGEVLFEGAFGRSDFAAGGANDASTRFRIASLTKQFTAALVLRLEEEGLLRVDDPVGRHIEEYPPENADRVTLHHLLTHTSGLPSYTNMPGFMDWEAATPFSPGEILALTWEAPLSFEPGTDFEYSNSGYVLLGWIAERVTGLSYAEALRTYVLDPLELRDTGYDGSLRPPEGHAAGHTRDLVGYRPARLIDPSVPYSAGMLYSTVGDLTRWATRLFLDGGLFRDPETLARMTTPGLEAGAYGYGVGVRARDIERDRGVRTIEHSGGIFGFSSLLRVFPDHGRLIVLLDNTSSDLGPLVEGLTNLLWGAEAVRPKPSIAERLLPIVEAGGVEAAMTRYENWRRTRPEEYDYSPGQILRLAGHFRAGEPATAIAILEAYAAGTPEPLPIAIRFALSELHEEAGALEAASDHIRTALTYNPGMPRLLERLSEMGVEPDPALRLPIVRVEPEDLSILVGEYRIDPATTLTVTLEEDVLMAARTGETAFRLLPQSPTAFLMHGSAVQFVFEVAERVAGAVSVVEADQRLVFPRIAN comes from the coding sequence TTGTATCCGCTTCACAAGTCATCGTGGAGGTACGGTCTCGCGGCCGCGCTCGTCGCCGCGTTCGCGTCCGCCGCCGAGGCGCAGTCGCGCGCGGAACGGGCGGAAGGCTACCTGCGGTCCTTCCATGACCTCAGGCTGTTCAATGGCGCGGCGCTCATCGTCGACGAGGGCGAGGTCCTGTTCGAGGGCGCGTTCGGACGGTCGGACTTCGCGGCCGGCGGCGCCAACGACGCGAGCACGCGGTTCCGCATCGCTTCGCTGACGAAGCAGTTCACGGCCGCACTCGTCCTCAGACTTGAAGAAGAGGGGCTGCTGCGGGTCGACGATCCGGTGGGGCGCCATATCGAGGAGTATCCGCCCGAAAACGCGGACCGGGTCACGCTCCATCACCTGCTCACCCACACGTCGGGGTTGCCGAGCTACACGAACATGCCGGGGTTCATGGACTGGGAGGCGGCGACCCCGTTCTCGCCGGGCGAGATCCTCGCGCTCACCTGGGAGGCCCCCCTCTCCTTCGAGCCGGGCACGGACTTCGAGTACTCCAACTCGGGATACGTCCTTCTGGGCTGGATCGCCGAACGCGTCACGGGGCTGAGCTACGCCGAGGCGCTTCGAACGTACGTACTCGACCCGCTGGAACTGCGCGACACCGGATACGACGGTTCGCTCCGGCCGCCGGAGGGCCACGCGGCCGGCCACACGCGCGACCTCGTCGGCTATCGCCCGGCGCGTCTCATCGATCCGTCCGTGCCCTATTCGGCCGGCATGCTGTACTCCACCGTGGGGGATCTCACCCGGTGGGCCACCCGCCTCTTCCTCGACGGGGGCCTGTTCCGGGACCCGGAGACGCTGGCGCGCATGACGACCCCGGGCCTCGAAGCCGGGGCATACGGGTACGGCGTCGGCGTGCGGGCGCGGGATATCGAGCGCGACCGCGGCGTGCGCACGATCGAACACTCTGGGGGGATCTTCGGGTTCTCCTCGCTGCTGCGCGTCTTCCCGGACCACGGACGCCTCATCGTGCTGCTGGACAACACGTCCTCCGACCTGGGACCGCTCGTGGAGGGTTTGACGAATCTGCTGTGGGGCGCCGAGGCCGTTCGTCCGAAACCGTCGATCGCCGAACGGCTGCTGCCGATCGTCGAGGCGGGCGGGGTCGAGGCGGCGATGACGAGGTACGAGAACTGGCGCCGGACGCGACCGGAGGAATACGACTACTCGCCCGGCCAGATCCTGAGGCTCGCGGGCCACTTCCGGGCGGGCGAGCCGGCCACGGCCATCGCGATCCTCGAGGCCTACGCGGCCGGAACGCCGGAACCCCTCCCCATCGCCATCCGATTCGCGCTATCCGAGCTTCACGAAGAGGCCGGGGCTCTGGAGGCGGCGTCGGACCACATCCGGACGGCGCTCACGTACAATCCCGGGATGCCCCGGCTCCTGGAACGCCTGTCGGAGATGGGCGTCGAACCCGATCCGGCGCTTCGGCTCCCCATCGTGCGGGTGGAGCCCGAGGATCTGTCCATCCTGGTGGGCGAGTACCGGATCGACCCGGCCACGACCCTGACCGTCACGCTCGAGGAGGACGTTCTCATGGCCGCCCGCACTGGCGAGACCGCGTTCCGACTCCTCCCCCAGTCCCCGACCGCGTTCCTGATGCACGGGTCCGCCGTGCAGTTCGTGTTCGAAGTCGCGGAGCGCGTCGCGGGCGCGGTTTCGGTCGTGGAGGCCGACCAGCGCCTTGTTTTCCCAAGAATCGCAAACTGA
- a CDS encoding pyridoxal-dependent decarboxylase: MRSISSRQRSRILELEEAARPLDPDAGERDRLMTEVHGYAQRFLDGLPERLAYRHDKSSVAEIRELGAGADTRPIGRLIDRIDESVVGVGLVPSHGGHLGYIPGGGIYASSLADYLAAVTNEYAGVRFTGPGAVEMENVILDWMARFAGYPATCAGNLASGGSIASLIAVVTAREAAGLRARDYERAVVYSSPHLHHCLHKALRMAGVGEAVRRDVPLDGEYRMRVDALAELVAEDRARGLRPWLVFASAGTVDIGAIDPLAEIADVAEREDLWFHVDGAYGGFFALLEEMRPALAGLERSDSLVLDPHKGMFLPYGTGAVLVRDGNALADAHTSGASYLQDTVEAERWGPSPAAVSPELTKHFRGLRVWLPLLLHGEAPFKACLREKLELARYFHREVGALGFEVESEPPLSVVTYRWVPESGDADAFNRALIEETHRDGRVFLSSTTIDGTFLLRMAALAFRTHLDTIDLALEVLAEAVERLEAHPERWRSEASAEASAGAPAEALAGGGGA; the protein is encoded by the coding sequence ATGCGCTCGATCTCAAGTCGGCAGCGGTCCCGGATCCTGGAACTGGAGGAGGCTGCGCGGCCGCTCGACCCCGACGCGGGGGAGCGCGACCGCCTCATGACCGAGGTGCATGGCTACGCGCAGCGGTTCCTCGACGGGCTCCCCGAACGCCTCGCCTACCGGCACGACAAGTCCTCCGTGGCGGAGATCCGGGAACTGGGCGCCGGGGCCGATACGCGGCCCATCGGGCGGCTCATCGACCGGATCGATGAGTCCGTCGTGGGGGTGGGACTGGTGCCCTCGCACGGCGGCCACCTCGGGTACATCCCCGGCGGCGGCATATACGCCTCTTCGCTGGCGGACTATCTCGCGGCCGTCACGAACGAATACGCCGGGGTACGGTTCACCGGGCCGGGCGCGGTCGAGATGGAGAACGTCATCCTCGACTGGATGGCCCGTTTCGCGGGATACCCGGCCACGTGCGCCGGGAACCTGGCCTCGGGCGGCTCGATCGCGAGCCTCATCGCCGTCGTCACCGCGCGCGAGGCGGCCGGGCTGCGCGCCCGCGACTACGAGCGTGCGGTCGTCTACTCCTCGCCCCACCTGCACCACTGCCTGCACAAGGCGCTCAGGATGGCCGGCGTGGGAGAGGCGGTGCGGCGCGACGTCCCGCTGGATGGGGAATACCGGATGCGGGTCGACGCGCTCGCCGAACTCGTGGCGGAGGATCGCGCGCGCGGACTCCGGCCCTGGCTCGTCTTCGCTTCGGCGGGCACCGTGGACATCGGCGCCATCGACCCGCTCGCGGAGATCGCGGACGTCGCCGAGCGCGAAGATCTCTGGTTCCACGTGGACGGCGCCTACGGCGGCTTTTTCGCCCTGCTTGAGGAGATGCGGCCCGCGCTGGCGGGGCTGGAACGCTCGGATTCCCTCGTCCTCGACCCGCACAAGGGCATGTTCCTCCCCTACGGGACCGGCGCCGTGCTCGTCCGCGACGGGAACGCCCTGGCGGATGCGCACACCTCCGGCGCCAGCTATCTGCAGGACACGGTCGAGGCCGAGCGCTGGGGGCCCTCTCCGGCCGCCGTATCGCCGGAGCTCACCAAGCACTTTCGCGGACTGCGGGTTTGGCTGCCGCTCCTCCTTCACGGGGAGGCGCCGTTCAAGGCCTGCCTTCGGGAGAAGCTCGAACTCGCACGGTACTTCCACCGAGAGGTCGGGGCACTCGGGTTCGAGGTGGAGTCGGAGCCGCCGCTGTCGGTGGTCACCTACCGCTGGGTACCGGAGTCGGGCGACGCGGACGCCTTCAACCGCGCGCTGATCGAAGAAACGCACCGCGACGGCCGGGTCTTCCTCTCCTCCACGACGATCGATGGAACCTTCCTGCTGAGAATGGCGGCGCTCGCGTTCCGCACGCACCTCGACACCATCGACCTCGCGCTCGAAGTCCTCGCTGAGGCCGTGGAGCGCCTCGAAGCTCACCCCGAGCGCTGGCGCTCGGAAGCGTCGGCCGAAGCGTCCGCCGGAGCGCCCGCCGAAGCGCTCGCCGGGGGAGGCGGCGCCTGA
- a CDS encoding sialidase family protein yields the protein MRTSEPPTRTRGRARGGRPVRSLAVAVLLVGCAGEAERHVSLEPGDVEFERSFPSGEPHLAVGAEGRAILTWIEPEDGVPALRLAIRGEGGWSEPRTVWASEEMFVNWADFPSSVEMRDGTLAVHWLEKVADAPYAYHVMLALSADDGMTWSEPFRAHDDASPTEHGFVSMVPWGDGAGLTWLDARAMAGDAGGGEHVAVGGEHLAGAGGGERGAMSVRFRTLAPDGRLGPEVLLDDRTCECCQTALARVGDGLVAAYRDRSESEVRDIAVVRGAGEDWTEPAAVSTDGWVIPGCPVNGPQLSGDEGALASAWYTGAGGTPQAYVAFSADGGATFGPRIRVDEGLPLGRVDIERLDDGSAAVVWLEASNETPRVLVRRVHPDGSLDAPLLISETAGERSSGFPRMVRRGDEFLFAWTIPGEGGGVRVRAVRLSD from the coding sequence ATGAGGACGTCCGAACCCCCCACGAGAACGCGCGGGCGAGCCCGTGGCGGCCGGCCGGTCCGTTCGCTCGCCGTCGCCGTGCTCCTCGTCGGGTGTGCCGGCGAGGCGGAGCGGCACGTGTCGCTGGAGCCGGGAGATGTCGAGTTCGAGCGGTCGTTCCCGAGCGGCGAACCCCATCTCGCGGTGGGCGCCGAGGGTCGCGCGATCCTGACATGGATCGAGCCGGAGGACGGCGTGCCCGCGCTGCGGCTGGCGATTCGCGGGGAGGGAGGCTGGTCCGAGCCGCGAACCGTGTGGGCGTCGGAAGAGATGTTCGTGAACTGGGCCGACTTTCCGTCCTCGGTGGAGATGCGCGACGGGACGCTCGCCGTTCACTGGCTGGAGAAGGTGGCCGACGCGCCCTACGCCTACCATGTCATGTTGGCGCTCTCTGCGGATGACGGCATGACGTGGTCGGAGCCGTTCCGCGCGCACGACGACGCGTCGCCGACCGAGCACGGCTTTGTGTCGATGGTGCCGTGGGGTGACGGTGCGGGGCTGACCTGGCTCGACGCCCGCGCCATGGCAGGCGATGCCGGGGGCGGCGAGCACGTGGCCGTAGGCGGCGAGCACCTGGCCGGAGCCGGAGGGGGAGAGCGCGGGGCGATGTCCGTCCGCTTCCGGACGCTCGCGCCGGATGGTCGCCTGGGCCCCGAGGTGCTGCTCGACGACCGCACGTGCGAGTGCTGCCAGACGGCGCTGGCCCGCGTGGGGGACGGTCTGGTCGCCGCCTACCGCGACCGGAGCGAATCCGAAGTCCGCGACATCGCCGTGGTTCGCGGGGCGGGGGAGGACTGGACCGAGCCCGCTGCGGTCTCGACCGACGGCTGGGTCATCCCCGGCTGTCCGGTGAACGGGCCGCAGTTGAGCGGCGACGAGGGGGCGCTGGCCTCGGCCTGGTACACGGGCGCCGGCGGCACACCGCAGGCATACGTCGCGTTCTCGGCCGACGGTGGCGCAACCTTCGGCCCGCGAATCCGGGTCGACGAGGGGTTGCCGCTGGGCCGCGTGGACATCGAGCGCCTCGACGACGGTTCGGCGGCGGTCGTGTGGCTCGAAGCCTCGAACGAGACGCCGCGCGTCCTCGTCCGCCGCGTCCATCCGGACGGTTCGCTGGACGCGCCCCTCCTGATCTCCGAGACCGCCGGCGAACGCTCGAGCGGGTTTCCACGCATGGTGCGGAGGGGGGACGAGTTCCTGTTCGCGTGGACGATCCCCGGCGAAGGCGGCGGCGTACGCGTCCGCGCCGTGCGACTCTCCGACTGA
- a CDS encoding alcohol dehydrogenase catalytic domain-containing protein, translating into MIAAWIDGGRVRIRDDLPRPPLEPGEAIIRVSMAGICGTDLELLRGYRGFSGIPGHEFVGRVEEGSPEWVGARVVAEINVTCRSRHAEPLCRSCANGRPTHCLRREAIGIHGRDGAFAEWLRAPVSNLHRVPQALPDEVAVFAEPVAAACRVLRQVGREIEHGRVTRALVVGAGRLGQLVARALAIRLPGLEVAGRSERNLARARAAGLAAGPATAVEEAAYDLVVECSGAAAGFAVARRAVRPRGTVILKSTHTNELSIDISSVVVDEIRLLGSRCGPFEDALAALERGDFEVRDLIDDRLPLSDAPEAFSRAAEPGVAKVLLVP; encoded by the coding sequence GTGATCGCGGCCTGGATCGACGGCGGCAGGGTCCGCATACGCGACGACCTCCCGCGGCCCCCTCTCGAGCCCGGAGAGGCCATCATCAGGGTCTCGATGGCGGGAATCTGCGGGACGGACCTGGAGTTGCTGCGTGGATACCGCGGCTTCTCGGGGATTCCGGGGCACGAGTTCGTCGGACGCGTCGAGGAGGGGTCGCCCGAGTGGGTCGGGGCGCGGGTCGTGGCGGAGATCAACGTCACCTGCCGCTCGCGACATGCCGAGCCGCTCTGCCGCAGTTGCGCGAACGGCCGGCCGACGCACTGCCTTCGCCGCGAGGCGATCGGCATCCACGGGCGTGATGGCGCGTTCGCCGAATGGCTGCGGGCGCCGGTCTCGAACCTGCACCGCGTGCCGCAGGCGCTTCCGGACGAGGTTGCCGTGTTCGCAGAACCGGTTGCGGCTGCCTGCCGCGTCCTGCGGCAGGTCGGGCGCGAGATCGAGCACGGTCGCGTGACCCGGGCGCTCGTCGTGGGTGCGGGCCGGCTGGGGCAACTCGTGGCGCGGGCGCTGGCGATTCGGTTGCCGGGGCTGGAGGTCGCCGGGCGGTCGGAGCGCAACCTGGCGCGGGCTCGCGCGGCCGGGCTCGCCGCCGGGCCGGCCACCGCCGTGGAGGAAGCGGCCTACGATCTCGTCGTCGAATGTAGCGGTGCAGCGGCGGGCTTCGCCGTCGCCCGCCGGGCCGTTCGACCACGCGGAACAGTAATTCTCAAGAGCACGCACACAAACGAGTTATCCATCGACATCTCATCCGTTGTGGTAGATGAGATACGACTGCTCGGGTCCCGGTGCGGGCCCTTCGAGGACGCCCTGGCGGCGCTGGAGCGCGGAGACTTCGAGGTGCGCGATCTGATCGACGACCGGCTGCCGCTCTCCGACGCCCCGGAGGCATTCAGCCGGGCGGCGGAGCCGGGTGTCGCGAAGGTGCTTCTCGTCCCCTGA
- a CDS encoding phosphoenolpyruvate kinase, translating into MQKQPVHTVVGGAHLFRRDTAAKLGRIAGRYLDRYAPDPAALREALGNRLPPGTAEAVRRRVRAKLEREPVECFLIDFEDGFGVRSEAEEDEAAATAAREVAAGAAAGSLPPSLGIRIKSLDEITGGRALRTLELFLAAFARSGRDLPDGFTVLLPKIIAAGQVERLTAALSRLETTLGLPEERVAIDLMIETPQSLVAPDGRIAVPELVAAAGGRCRTVHLGAYDLTGAVAVAAEDQTLAHPLCDLARQLLQLSLAGTGVQLSDGATNVLPVEPHRGETALSPAERVENLAVVHGAWRLHYSDVRRSLSQGFYQGWDLHPAQLVSRFAAVFSFFLEGLDAAASRLDRFVAVAGQAVLTGSVFDDEASGQGLLNFFLRGLATGALTAEEAARSGLTAAELETRSFRAILERRRG; encoded by the coding sequence ATGCAGAAACAGCCCGTGCACACGGTTGTCGGCGGGGCTCACCTCTTCCGACGAGATACGGCGGCCAAGCTCGGACGGATCGCCGGACGCTACCTGGACCGGTACGCGCCGGACCCGGCCGCTCTGCGGGAGGCCCTCGGAAATCGCCTTCCCCCCGGGACCGCGGAAGCGGTGCGCCGGCGAGTGCGCGCCAAGCTCGAACGGGAGCCGGTCGAGTGCTTTCTGATCGACTTCGAGGATGGGTTCGGCGTCCGGTCCGAGGCGGAGGAAGATGAGGCGGCGGCCACGGCGGCAAGGGAGGTCGCGGCGGGAGCCGCGGCCGGCAGTCTCCCGCCCTCGCTTGGCATCCGCATCAAGTCGCTGGATGAGATCACCGGGGGGCGGGCGTTGCGTACGCTCGAACTCTTCCTTGCCGCGTTCGCGCGGAGCGGGCGCGACCTGCCGGACGGGTTCACGGTGCTCCTTCCCAAGATCATCGCGGCCGGGCAGGTGGAACGGCTCACGGCGGCCCTGAGTCGGCTCGAGACGACGCTCGGTCTGCCGGAGGAGCGTGTGGCGATCGACCTCATGATCGAGACGCCGCAGTCGCTCGTGGCGCCGGATGGACGGATCGCCGTGCCGGAGCTTGTCGCGGCGGCGGGCGGGCGGTGCCGCACCGTGCATCTCGGAGCGTACGACCTCACGGGCGCCGTGGCGGTCGCGGCGGAAGACCAGACGCTGGCGCACCCGTTGTGCGACCTGGCGAGGCAGCTCCTGCAGCTCTCGCTCGCCGGGACCGGCGTCCAGCTTTCGGATGGGGCGACGAACGTGCTGCCCGTCGAACCGCATCGCGGAGAGACGGCGCTCTCACCGGCCGAGCGGGTGGAGAACCTGGCGGTCGTGCACGGCGCATGGCGCCTGCATTACTCCGATGTCCGGCGGTCTCTGAGCCAGGGGTTCTACCAGGGCTGGGACCTCCACCCCGCACAGCTCGTCTCCCGCTTCGCGGCCGTATTCTCGTTCTTCCTCGAGGGTCTGGACGCGGCGGCGAGCCGGCTCGACCGCTTCGTGGCCGTCGCGGGGCAGGCCGTCCTCACGGGGTCGGTGTTCGACGACGAAGCCTCGGGCCAGGGCCTTCTGAACTTCTTCCTCCGAGGGCTCGCGACCGGCGCCCTGACGGCGGAGGAGGCGGCCCGCTCCGGTCTCACCGCCGCGGAACTCGAAACGCGGTCGTTCCGCGCGATCCTCGAGCGGCGCCGCGGGTGA
- a CDS encoding FAD-dependent oxidoreductase, producing MEPTNVENPDYYHKVVDCQWACPAHTNVPGYIRLIAQERYDDAYMLNWESNVFPGILGRTCDRPCEPACRRVRVEEKPVAICRLKRVAADLRGDITPRFPEIPKQKNGKRIACVGSGPASLTVARDLMPLGYEVTIFEKNDRPGGLMWTNIPQFRLPPEVLWEEIDYILDMGVDIRYNAPVESMKWLLEQGFDAVFVGSGAPRGKELRLPGRYDTDHIYIGIDWLESVAFGHTNSIEENVLVIGVGNTAMDCCRTSKRIGGTNVKVMARKSKPYFKASPWELEDAEEELVDIVENHSPTEFVVEDGVLRGMNFDIVEWHENDQGRLVATKLDEAFFPAEAVILAIGQETAFPWIEDDAGIEFNKWREAVVDRTTFMSTREGVFFGGDAAWGPENIIWAAEHGHQAAISIHAYCSGEDIRKRPPEHMNLVSAKMGLHEWSYSNDYEYAARRKMRHVRLEQRLQSIATEVEEGFDLEQTLTEVERCLNCDIQTHFTGSLCIECDACIDICPLSCLTITHNGEEADLRTRLLAPAENTEQDIYVSEALPQTARVMVKDEDLCIHCGLCAERCPTAAWDMRTFDLLKPYAGQDADHPYSGMGIEEMAPGGFVSVAP from the coding sequence GTGGAGCCAACGAACGTCGAGAATCCCGACTACTACCACAAAGTCGTGGATTGCCAGTGGGCCTGCCCGGCCCACACCAACGTACCGGGCTACATCCGGCTCATCGCCCAGGAACGGTACGACGACGCCTACATGCTCAACTGGGAGTCGAACGTCTTTCCGGGCATCCTCGGCCGGACGTGCGACCGCCCCTGCGAGCCCGCATGCCGGCGCGTGAGAGTCGAGGAGAAGCCGGTCGCGATCTGTCGCCTCAAGCGCGTCGCCGCCGACCTCAGGGGCGACATCACGCCCCGCTTCCCGGAGATCCCGAAGCAGAAGAACGGGAAGAGGATCGCCTGCGTGGGCTCGGGCCCCGCGTCGCTGACCGTCGCCCGCGACCTCATGCCCCTCGGCTACGAGGTCACGATCTTCGAGAAGAACGACCGGCCCGGCGGCCTCATGTGGACGAACATTCCACAGTTCCGCCTGCCCCCCGAGGTGCTGTGGGAGGAGATCGACTACATCCTCGACATGGGCGTGGACATTCGCTACAACGCGCCCGTCGAAAGCATGAAGTGGCTGCTGGAGCAGGGGTTCGACGCCGTCTTCGTCGGTTCCGGCGCTCCGCGCGGCAAGGAGCTGCGCCTGCCGGGCCGGTACGACACGGACCACATCTACATCGGCATCGACTGGCTGGAATCCGTCGCCTTCGGGCACACGAACTCGATCGAGGAGAACGTGCTCGTCATCGGGGTCGGGAACACCGCGATGGACTGCTGCCGCACCTCGAAGCGGATCGGCGGAACGAACGTCAAGGTCATGGCCCGCAAGTCGAAGCCGTACTTCAAGGCCTCCCCCTGGGAGCTGGAGGACGCGGAAGAAGAACTCGTCGACATCGTCGAGAACCACTCGCCCACGGAGTTCGTCGTCGAGGACGGCGTCCTCAGGGGGATGAACTTCGACATCGTGGAATGGCACGAGAACGACCAGGGACGGCTCGTCGCGACGAAGCTCGACGAAGCGTTCTTCCCGGCGGAGGCCGTCATCCTCGCCATCGGGCAGGAGACCGCCTTCCCCTGGATCGAGGACGATGCGGGGATCGAGTTCAACAAGTGGCGAGAAGCGGTCGTCGACCGCACGACGTTCATGTCGACGCGCGAGGGCGTCTTCTTCGGCGGCGACGCGGCGTGGGGCCCCGAGAACATCATCTGGGCGGCCGAGCACGGGCATCAGGCGGCGATCTCCATCCACGCCTACTGCAGCGGCGAGGACATCCGCAAGCGTCCGCCCGAGCACATGAACCTCGTGAGCGCCAAGATGGGGCTCCACGAGTGGAGCTACTCGAACGACTACGAGTACGCGGCCCGGCGGAAGATGCGGCACGTCCGCCTGGAGCAGCGCCTCCAGAGCATCGCGACGGAAGTCGAGGAGGGGTTCGATCTCGAGCAGACGCTGACCGAGGTCGAGCGCTGCCTGAACTGCGACATTCAGACGCACTTCACGGGGAGCCTGTGCATCGAGTGTGACGCCTGCATCGACATCTGTCCCCTCAGTTGTCTCACGATCACGCACAACGGGGAGGAAGCGGATCTCCGCACGCGGCTGCTGGCGCCCGCCGAGAACACGGAACAGGACATCTACGTCTCCGAGGCGCTGCCGCAGACGGCGCGCGTCATGGTGAAGGACGAGGACCTCTGCATCCACTGCGGGCTGTGCGCGGAGCGCTGTCCGACGGCGGCCTGGGACATGCGGACCTTCGATCTGCTCAAGCCGTACGCGGGACAGGACGCGGACCATCCCTACTCGGGGATGGGAATCGAGGAGATGGCGCCGGGCGGCTTCGTTTCGGTGGCTCCCTGA